TCCGGGAGAAGCCGCCATTGCGGTCGGGCGACCATTGCATCGGCGTCCTCACCCCGTCGCGGTCACCGAGATAGATGTTATCGCCCATGCCGATCTCGTCGCCGTAATAGATCACGGGCGTTCCCGGCATCGAAAGCAGAAGCGCGTTCATCAGCTCGATGCGCCGGCGGTCGCGCTCCATCAGCGGCGCCAGACGCCGCCTGATGCCGAGATTGATGCGGGCGCGCTTGTCGGAGGCGTAGGTCTCCCAGAGATAATCCCGCTCGGCATCCGTGACCATTTCCAGCGTTAGTTCGTCGTGATTGCGCAGGAAGATCGCCCACTGGCAGTTCTCGGGGATTTCGGGGGTCTGGCGCAGGATGTCGGTGATCGGGAACCGGTCCTCCTTGGCGATCGCCATATACATGCGCGGCATCAGCGGGAAGTGGAAGGCCATATGGCACTCGTCGCCCTCGCCGAAATATTCACGCGTATCCTCCGGCCACTGATTGGCCTCGGCCAGAAGCATGACGCCAGGGTGCGTGGCGTCGAGGGCGGCGCGGATGCGCTTGAGGATCGCATGGGTTTCCGGAAGGTTCTCGTTGATCGTGTCCTCGCGCTCGACGAGATAAGGTATCGCGTCGAGACGAAAACCATCGATGCCGGTTTCCAGCCAGAAGCGCATCACCTTCAGCAATTCCTCCATGACGAGCGGGCTGTCGAAGTTGAGATCCGGCTGGTGGGAATAGAAACGGTGCCAGTAATAGGCGCCGGCCACCGCATCCCATGTCCAGTTCGATTTTTCCGTATCGAGGAAGATGATGCGCGTTTCCGGAAATTTCTGATCGGTATCGGCCCAGACATAGAAGTCGCGCTCCGGCGAACCTGCTGGCGCCTGGCGCGCACGCTGGAACCAGGGATGCTGGTCGGAGGTGTGGTTGATGACGAGCTCGATAATGACGCGGATGTTGCGCTGGTGAGCGGCGTCGACGAAAGCGCGGAAGTCCTCCAGCGTCCCGTAATCGGGGCTGACATTGCCGTAATCGGCGATGTCATAGCCATCGTCGCGGCGCGGCGAGGGAAAGAAAGGCAGAAGCCAGATGGCGTTGACGCCAAGTGCCGCGATGTGATCGAGCTTGGCGTGCAGGCCGGCAAAATCACCGACGCCATCGCCATTGGCGTCGTAGAACGACTTGATGTGCAGCTGGTAGATGATTGCATCCTTGTACCAGAGCGGCTGCTCGGTGTTGCCGGGATTCATCGTATCCATTCATGCCTCCGCTGCGCGAACGCGCCAGATCGCAAAGGGCAGGATCTGAGGATTGAAGCTCACTCTCTGCCGCTTGCCGTTCCATCTGAACCGATGCCCCGTCACCAAATCCTCCGCGTCGAGCCCGCCGCTGTCGCCAAGCGACCACTTCCAGAGCGGTAGCTCGACATCGCTTTCCTGAAAATTATGGGGGTCGAGGCTGATCGCGATCAGCAAAACATTGTCTCGGGCGCGGCTTGCCTTTTCGAAGAACAGGATGTTGTCATTCCAGGCATTCAGCAGCGTCAGCCCGAGATGCGAATGCAGCGCGGGGTTTTCGTTCCGAATGCGGTTCAGCATCCTGATTTCGGCGATGATGTTGCCCGGCCTGTTATAATCCCAGGCGCGGATCTCGTATTTCTCGCTGTCGGCATATTCCTTGCGCTTGGCATCGGGACGCCCTTCGCAAAGCTCGAAACCGTTATAGACGCCCCACAGCCCTGAAAGCGTGGCAGCCAAAGCCGCGCGGATCAGAAAGGCCGGGCGCGGCGCGTTCTGGAGGAAATCCGGATTGATGTCATGGGTGTTGACGAAGAAATGCGGGCGGAAGAATTCCTTCGGCGCCGTCTCCGTCAGCTCCCGCATATATTGCTCGAGTTCCCACTTGGCATTGCGCCAAGTGAAATAGGTGTAGGACTGGGAAAAGCCGATCTTCGCCAACCGGTACATGACTTTCGGCTTGGTGAAGGCTTCCGACAGGAAGACGACGTCGGGATGGCGTGCCCGGATATCGCCGATCAACCATTCCCAGAATGGGAAAGGCTTGGTGTGCGGATTGTCGACGCGAAACAGCTTGACGCCCTGGTCGACCCAGAGCTGGACGATATCCCTGATCTCCACCCATAGGGAGGGCAGCGCCTCCTTCGTGTAGAAATCGACATTGACGATATCCTCGTATTTCTTCGGCGGGTTCTCGGCATATTTGATCGTGCCGTCGGGCCTCCAGTCGAACCAGCCGGGATGCTCCTTCAGCCACGGGTGATCCGGCGAAGCCTGGATGGCAAGATCGAGCGCGATCTCCAGCCCATGCCGGCCTGCCTCCTCGACCAGCCGGCCGAAATCCTCGAAATCACCGAGTTCGGGATGGATGGCATCATGGCCGCCCTCCTCGGAGCCGATGGCATAAGGGCTGCCGGGATCGTCCGGCCCAGCCTTCAGGCTGTTGTTACGTCCCTTCCGGTTGGTCGTTCCGATCGGGTGGATGGGCGGAAAGTAGAGCACGTCGAAACCCATGTCGCGGATGGCGGGCAATCTCGGAATGACGTCGTCGAAGGTGCCGTGCCGGTCCGGATCGCCACTCTGCGAGCGCGGAAAGATCTGGTACCAGCTGGCAAAGGCCGCCGCCTTACGCTCGGCATCGACCGCACTTGCCGCCGAGCGCAGCCGAAACGGCCGCTTGTCGGCCTTGTTCATCAGCGCGGCTGTCTCGGGATCGAGCAGGACCGTCGTCCGCTCGGCATCGGACGCGCTTTCAAGACTGTCGCTCAGGGCCTGCAATTCTGAGCTGAGCGATGCGGAGGCCCCGGCCTGTGCGGCGCGAACGAGGTTCAGCCCCTCCTGCAGTTCGAGCTTCAGGTCCAGCCGGGCGTCGTTCTTCTTGGTCAACTCATAGCGGAAGATCGCAAACGGGTTCTTCCACGCCTCGACGGCAAATTCATAGCGTCCGATACGCTCCAGCAGGAATTCGGCGCGCCAGCGGTCGTTTTCGACCAGATGCATCTCCGCCTCGCTCCACTCCGCCATGGCATCGAGCGGCCGCCAAAGCAGGACGGCTGCAAGCGGATCGTGACCATCGGCGAATATATCCGCTTCGACGGTGACGGTCTCGCCAACCACGCGCTTGACCGGAAAGCGCCCGTCATCAACCCGCGGCGCGATGTTTTCGATGGCAAGCCGCGCCGACACCGTTGCCTGCTCGACCTCGAGGGCGGGCCTGGAGGTAATTGCCTCCGGCGCCTTGCCTTCAATCACCCGGATCTCCCCTGCCCGCAGACGCAAGGCCGCGCCATCGGCGGCGACGGGAAGAAAACCGGCGGCGGCCTCGCGAAGCGCCGTCACCGGCGCAGGCGCGCTTCGCCTGAGGTCCCGGTTGAGCAGGATGAAGCGCACATCGGACGCGCTACGAAGATCCTGCGCCTCGGATTGAACAAGAACCGTAACCGGCCCGTTGGCATTGCGGATCAGGCGAAGCGACGGAGCCCGCATCTCGCCGGCCTTGCCGATATCGCCATTGGCGAGCCTGATCTCGGATGAGATATCGAAGGCGAGATCATGGCGGAGCCTGCGCAAGCCCGAGCCGTCGCCACGCGTCGGATCAAGCGGTGTCGCCGCACCATATTCGAAGCCCATGGGGACCATGAGGCCGCCGCCAAGCGAGGCGGCAAGCCGCAGCGCCCGGACGGCGCGCCGCTCGAGAACTTCACGGCTCTCCGTCCCATGCGCGATACGCCGGGCAAACGGTGGCTCGGGAAAGGCGATCTGCCAGCCGAGCGACTCCTGGATGCGATGCTCCTCGACGAACCATCTTTCGTCGAGATCCCACCAGGCCATCGATGAAAAACATCCGGCGAAACCCGCATCGGCGATGGCGCTTCTCACCGCAAAATCGGTGCCGGGCGTCCACGCGAAGAATTGCACCTCCGCCTTCTCGCGCACGGCCGCAATCAGCGCTTTGAAAAGCGCCGGTGTTGCCCGATCAATCCCCAGCACCCGATAGCCGGCAAGACCGGCGTCGGACAGCCGCTGCAGCCGTTCGACCCATTCTGCCGAGAGCTGCGATTGCCGCTCCGTTCCCATCATGCTCATCGGCTCCGCCGGGTCGAGCGGCGAGCACCTGGGATCGACGGGGCGAAAGCCCGCTTGCCGATCCTGCCTTTTTCCGTCGAGCATCAGGTCCATCATCAAGCCGACGCCGCTCTTGCCGGCGGCCTCCACCAGACGCGACACCCCATCCTCGACCGCGCTTCCAAGCTGCAGTTGAGGATCGAGGCGATCGACGTCCTGTGAGGTGAAGACGCTGCGGTCCCCGCCCCTGTTGAAAAGGGGCGCCGTCAGCACATGGTCGAAACCGGTATCCGCCGCATGGTCGAAAACCTCGCGCCATGCATCGACGCCTTGGAGGAGCAGCGGATTGACATAATAGATCCGGGGTGGGGTGCTGTGCGCACCCTGCTTCGCAGAGAATAACATCGGCCGCCGCCTCGCGTTTGCTTTTCAGGCAAACTTCCTTTGGCAGAGGTTGTTCCACGCAACCCATCAATTCACGGCTGCATCGACATCGCAGACAGCATCGAATGCGGGGCTTGCTCAATCACACTGGCAGGTCACACCGCCCGATCGAGCCGCGCACGGCGATATCCGAGGGCCTCATGATTTGCCTGTAGAGATATTGCCGCCATGCGCTAAAAGATGCCCTGACTGTTTCGCATCCAGAACCTATCGGGCGGTTGAGAACGCGACAATGCTTCGATCAATACTCCTCACTGTCGCCCTGTCGGCTTGCGTGACATGCCTCGCCTCCTGGAGCATCGACACCGATCGCTCGACACCAGACAAGCACGGGCTCTTCGAAATCCGCGAAGAGGCCAGGCACTTCATCGCTCAGGAGAACGCCAAAGGCCGCGATCAGTGGGACGTGCTGGACCCCAATGCGAAGGTGCTGGTTCCCCGCTGCGCGGTCCCGCTCCAGGCGCAATGGACACCGAAGAGCCTCGGTCGCTCGCTACCCAGCGTGATGGTGATATGTACGGCCGCCGCGCCGAACGCCGTGATGAGGCGGTGGGATGTACATGTGCCGGTGCGGCAGAAATCTGCCCGTCCTTAAAGGAAGGCGATCCCGCAATATTTGATGTAGTGATGAAATCCGCGCAATTGCATGAGAGGTTGTCGGACGTGAATCCATCAGTGGAACTGTGCTCCCATCCCGAACTCGACGAGCGGATCGTGATTGTCCGTGCCGGAGACGAAGTGGATGCCGTATTTGTCAGGACCGAGAGGTTCAACGTCCTCATCGATACGCTCGGCACGCCCGAGCTTTGCCGGACGGCGTTGGTCCTGCTTGAAGATAGGGCCGGGGATCGTCCGCTGATCGTCGTCAATTCGCACATGGATTGGGATCATTTCTGGGGGAATGCCGCTGTTGCCGGGCGCGCTCCGATCATTGCGCATGCCGCGGCGCTCGACCGTCTGCGCGATCCCGCGACACAGCAGGTTTTGAAGAACAAGGTGCGCGAGGATTCGCGGTTTGGCGATGTCGAGCTCATCGCCCCCGATATCACCTTCTCCGGCTCGATGGTCCTCAACGGCGGCAATCTTACGCTCGAGCTCATCCATACGCCGGGACACACGCCCGACCATGTCGCCATCTGGATTCCCGAACTTCGCATCTGTCTCGCAGTCGACGCGGTGGAATATCCTGTCCCCGAAGTCTGGAGCAGAAGTGCCGAAGACCTTCGCCTGATCCGTTCCTCGCTGGAGCGGATCCGCGACCTCGACGCC
This sequence is a window from Rhizobium sp. CIAT894. Protein-coding genes within it:
- a CDS encoding alpha-1,4-glucan--maltose-1-phosphate maltosyltransferase, whose product is MLFSAKQGAHSTPPRIYYVNPLLLQGVDAWREVFDHAADTGFDHVLTAPLFNRGGDRSVFTSQDVDRLDPQLQLGSAVEDGVSRLVEAAGKSGVGLMMDLMLDGKRQDRQAGFRPVDPRCSPLDPAEPMSMMGTERQSQLSAEWVERLQRLSDAGLAGYRVLGIDRATPALFKALIAAVREKAEVQFFAWTPGTDFAVRSAIADAGFAGCFSSMAWWDLDERWFVEEHRIQESLGWQIAFPEPPFARRIAHGTESREVLERRAVRALRLAASLGGGLMVPMGFEYGAATPLDPTRGDGSGLRRLRHDLAFDISSEIRLANGDIGKAGEMRAPSLRLIRNANGPVTVLVQSEAQDLRSASDVRFILLNRDLRRSAPAPVTALREAAAGFLPVAADGAALRLRAGEIRVIEGKAPEAITSRPALEVEQATVSARLAIENIAPRVDDGRFPVKRVVGETVTVEADIFADGHDPLAAVLLWRPLDAMAEWSEAEMHLVENDRWRAEFLLERIGRYEFAVEAWKNPFAIFRYELTKKNDARLDLKLELQEGLNLVRAAQAGASASLSSELQALSDSLESASDAERTTVLLDPETAALMNKADKRPFRLRSAASAVDAERKAAAFASWYQIFPRSQSGDPDRHGTFDDVIPRLPAIRDMGFDVLYFPPIHPIGTTNRKGRNNSLKAGPDDPGSPYAIGSEEGGHDAIHPELGDFEDFGRLVEEAGRHGLEIALDLAIQASPDHPWLKEHPGWFDWRPDGTIKYAENPPKKYEDIVNVDFYTKEALPSLWVEIRDIVQLWVDQGVKLFRVDNPHTKPFPFWEWLIGDIRARHPDVVFLSEAFTKPKVMYRLAKIGFSQSYTYFTWRNAKWELEQYMRELTETAPKEFFRPHFFVNTHDINPDFLQNAPRPAFLIRAALAATLSGLWGVYNGFELCEGRPDAKRKEYADSEKYEIRAWDYNRPGNIIAEIRMLNRIRNENPALHSHLGLTLLNAWNDNILFFEKASRARDNVLLIAISLDPHNFQESDVELPLWKWSLGDSGGLDAEDLVTGHRFRWNGKRQRVSFNPQILPFAIWRVRAAEA
- a CDS encoding MBL fold metallo-hydrolase, producing MNPSVELCSHPELDERIVIVRAGDEVDAVFVRTERFNVLIDTLGTPELCRTALVLLEDRAGDRPLIVVNSHMDWDHFWGNAAVAGRAPIIAHAAALDRLRDPATQQVLKNKVREDSRFGDVELIAPDITFSGSMVLNGGNLTLELIHTPGHTPDHVAIWIPELRICLAVDAVEYPVPEVWSRSAEDLRLIRSSLERIRDLDARLVIPAHGQTSSPSTVMANLAYFDALAARVEGLSETQLADGQLSRSNGFRLDDFVAIPAGTPSETVTFYRSCHETNLGATVQAHFEKCKRA